The following coding sequences lie in one Niabella agricola genomic window:
- the argS gene encoding arginine--tRNA ligase — translation MSIVDTLRPIVADALKELYQKDLTPSSIAINSTKPEFEGDYTIVLFSLIKELKKKPEELGAEIGQFLADRRPNLIRSFNVIKGFLNLSIADDFWTAFLNTSYTDPSLGKSEQQASKVMVEYSSPNTNKPLHLGHLRNNFLGWSIAEILKATGSEIKKCCISNDRGIHISKSMVAWQLYGNGATPESTGIKGDHLVGDYYVLFGVKHKEQMAELIEKGMSKEDAEKNAPIMKAAQQMLVDWENGDPEVIALWEKMNRWVYAGFDQTYKRIGTDFDKIYYESDTYILGKQFVEEGLKDGVFFKKEDGSVWIDLTAEGLDEKLVLRKDGTAVYITQDLGLADEKYKDFPYDQSIYVIADEQNYHMKVLQLILQKLRKPYAGGIYHMSYGMVELPSGRMKTREGTVVDADDLLDELVKVAAAKTEELGKVKDFSETELKELYDTIALGALKFFLLRVDPKKRMVFNPEESIDFQGFTGPFIQYTHARIRSILRNEPLAAGIADPEQLEPLEKELIILLEQYHTQVKQAAAEHNPSLLAIYAFSVAKLFNSFYTAHSVRNAATPEKKNLRLKICTLTAGTIAASMALLGIRVPERM, via the coding sequence ATGAGCATTGTAGATACATTGAGGCCGATTGTTGCGGATGCATTAAAAGAATTGTATCAAAAAGATCTGACCCCTTCGTCGATCGCCATAAACAGTACAAAGCCTGAATTTGAAGGCGATTATACCATCGTTTTATTTTCCCTTATAAAAGAACTGAAGAAAAAACCGGAGGAACTGGGTGCAGAGATCGGGCAATTCCTGGCAGACCGACGTCCCAACCTCATCCGTTCGTTTAATGTAATCAAAGGATTTCTGAACCTGTCCATTGCAGACGATTTCTGGACGGCTTTCCTGAATACCAGCTATACCGATCCGTCGCTGGGGAAATCGGAACAGCAGGCTTCGAAAGTAATGGTAGAATATTCTTCTCCCAATACCAATAAGCCCCTGCACCTGGGGCATCTGCGCAATAATTTTTTGGGCTGGTCCATTGCAGAGATTCTGAAAGCAACAGGCAGCGAGATAAAAAAATGCTGTATTTCCAACGACCGGGGTATCCATATTTCCAAATCGATGGTGGCCTGGCAACTCTATGGCAACGGCGCCACGCCGGAATCTACCGGCATTAAGGGCGATCACCTGGTAGGCGATTACTACGTGTTGTTTGGAGTGAAGCATAAGGAACAGATGGCGGAACTCATCGAAAAAGGGATGAGCAAGGAAGACGCCGAAAAGAATGCGCCCATTATGAAAGCCGCGCAGCAAATGCTGGTGGATTGGGAAAACGGCGACCCCGAAGTAATAGCCCTCTGGGAAAAGATGAATCGCTGGGTATATGCCGGCTTTGATCAAACCTATAAGCGCATCGGCACCGATTTTGACAAGATCTATTATGAAAGCGATACCTATATATTAGGAAAACAATTTGTGGAAGAAGGACTGAAAGACGGTGTCTTCTTTAAAAAAGAGGATGGCAGTGTGTGGATTGATCTTACTGCAGAAGGACTGGATGAAAAACTGGTGCTGCGGAAGGATGGCACGGCCGTGTACATTACCCAGGACCTGGGACTGGCCGATGAAAAATACAAGGATTTCCCATACGATCAAAGCATTTATGTAATTGCCGATGAGCAGAATTACCATATGAAGGTATTACAGCTCATCCTGCAAAAACTTCGTAAACCCTATGCCGGTGGTATTTACCATATGAGTTATGGAATGGTGGAATTGCCCAGCGGACGCATGAAAACCCGGGAAGGCACGGTGGTAGATGCCGATGACCTGCTGGATGAACTGGTAAAAGTGGCAGCGGCAAAAACAGAAGAACTGGGCAAGGTGAAGGACTTCTCCGAAACCGAACTTAAAGAATTGTATGACACCATTGCATTGGGGGCATTGAAATTCTTCCTTCTGCGGGTGGACCCCAAAAAACGGATGGTGTTTAACCCGGAAGAAAGTATCGATTTTCAGGGCTTTACCGGTCCGTTTATCCAGTATACCCATGCCCGCATCCGGTCGATCCTGCGGAATGAGCCGCTGGCAGCAGGAATTGCCGACCCGGAGCAACTGGAGCCCCTGGAAAAAGAGCTGATCATCCTGCTGGAGCAATACCACACACAGGTAAAGCAGGCCGCTGCTGAGCACAACCCTTCCCTGCTGGCTATTTATGCCTTCAGCGTTGCAAAGCTGTTTAATAGTTTTTATACCGCGCATTCTGTGCGCAATGCAGCAACACCGGAGAAAAAAAACCTACGGCTGAAAATCTGTACACTTACCGCCGGAACCATCGCAGCCTCTATGGCCCTCCTGGGTATCCGGGTGCCTGAGCGGATGTAA
- a CDS encoding DUF4403 family protein — MKNGLLLLCALCLFIAGYPQDIDSPAPLLSPPEYPAAVVPESELNLPVQVDLAPFFALANKKVDTLFTSPRFPNDWVQQGCDTRYKYSFRRGPLQFSLKNTTLDIAFTGYYKIIGSTRACVNGKAVTPWTPACQCGVDEGERKVKVGFTIAISMLTNYTIKMQVTRKEPEPVDKCAVCFWGQDITPVIMDALKKELDGSKADLEKSYGRVDLKPHFQTLWNQLNAPYNINNMGWLQINPQKIRINSIQAAGSQLQINVGLAAKPVVRFEKPATAIAPVPHISNFSRNRGFQVYADLVMNYDSLSRILTSQIAGKEFTFSKAFIKKRFIFLECKLLGSRDNRLVMQVKFTGSNDGTFYVTGKPLYYADTKTLQVADVDFDIQSRNALLKTADWLFSKKITGEIEKMARYDLNQLLSTARTNMNQQLNRQFMKGISGSGSVRDIRVAGIFPQSGWLAVRAYCDGDFSLKVAALNL; from the coding sequence ATGAAGAACGGACTCCTTCTTTTATGCGCCCTCTGCCTGTTTATCGCAGGGTACCCGCAGGATATCGATTCCCCGGCCCCCTTGTTGTCGCCGCCCGAATACCCGGCTGCCGTCGTCCCCGAGTCGGAGCTCAACCTCCCGGTTCAAGTTGACCTGGCTCCGTTCTTTGCTCTGGCCAATAAAAAGGTAGACACGCTCTTTACTTCTCCCCGGTTTCCCAACGACTGGGTGCAGCAGGGTTGTGATACCCGGTATAAATACAGTTTCCGGCGCGGACCATTACAGTTCAGTTTAAAAAACACCACCCTCGACATCGCTTTTACCGGCTACTACAAAATTATCGGGTCTACGCGTGCCTGTGTCAACGGCAAGGCCGTTACGCCCTGGACACCGGCTTGCCAGTGCGGCGTTGATGAAGGCGAACGGAAAGTGAAAGTCGGCTTTACCATTGCCATCTCGATGTTGACCAACTATACGATAAAAATGCAGGTAACCCGGAAAGAGCCGGAGCCGGTAGATAAGTGCGCTGTTTGCTTTTGGGGGCAGGACATTACCCCGGTGATCATGGACGCGCTCAAAAAGGAACTGGATGGATCAAAAGCCGACCTGGAAAAGAGTTATGGCCGGGTCGATCTGAAGCCGCATTTTCAAACCCTGTGGAACCAGCTCAATGCGCCGTATAATATCAACAACATGGGCTGGTTGCAGATCAACCCTCAAAAGATCCGCATCAACAGCATTCAGGCAGCCGGCAGCCAGTTGCAGATCAATGTGGGATTGGCAGCCAAACCGGTGGTACGGTTTGAAAAGCCTGCTACCGCTATCGCGCCTGTACCGCATATCAGCAATTTCAGCCGCAACCGGGGATTCCAGGTTTATGCCGACCTGGTAATGAACTATGATTCGCTCAGTCGCATCCTCACCAGCCAGATTGCCGGAAAAGAATTCACTTTTAGCAAGGCCTTTATTAAAAAACGGTTTATTTTCCTGGAGTGCAAGCTTCTTGGCAGCAGGGATAACCGCCTGGTCATGCAGGTAAAGTTTACCGGCTCCAACGACGGCACCTTTTACGTAACCGGTAAACCCCTGTATTATGCCGATACAAAAACACTGCAGGTAGCCGATGTCGATTTTGATATCCAGTCGCGGAATGCGTTGTTAAAAACAGCAGACTGGCTGTTTTCCAAAAAGATCACCGGCGAAATTGAAAAAATGGCCCGATATGACCTGAACCAACTGCTTTCCACGGCCCGGACCAATATGAACCAGCAGTTGAACCGGCAGTTTATGAAAGGAATCTCCGGCAGCGGAAGCGTTAGAGACATCCGTGTGGCCGGCATTTTTCCGCAATCCGGCTGGCTGGCCGTGAGGGCTTACTGTGATGGGGATTTTTCGTTAAAGGTGGCCGCACTGAACCTTTGA
- a CDS encoding GtrA family protein, producing MRQHLYSVRDRLLPLIDFFYPPFKRIMPLQTFRYAVSGASNTFLGLLSYYIAYKFIFREQDFHFGFYALKSHVAALGVSFVVSFLVGFFLMKYVVFDDSRIRGRVQLFRYLLVCVFNLTINYVLLKIMVEVWGIYPIFAQIGTTVVVVLVSYLAQRHFSFKRVPEPTYLEEEEL from the coding sequence ATGAGGCAGCATTTATATAGTGTAAGGGACCGGTTGCTCCCGTTGATCGACTTTTTTTACCCGCCATTTAAACGGATCATGCCGCTGCAAACCTTCCGGTATGCGGTTTCCGGGGCATCCAATACCTTTCTCGGGCTGCTGTCTTATTATATTGCCTATAAGTTTATTTTCCGGGAACAGGATTTTCATTTTGGTTTTTATGCGTTAAAATCACACGTGGCGGCCCTGGGCGTGTCCTTTGTGGTGAGCTTCCTGGTAGGCTTTTTCCTGATGAAATACGTGGTATTCGACGATAGCCGCATCCGCGGCCGGGTGCAGCTGTTCCGTTACCTGCTGGTATGTGTGTTTAACCTCACCATTAATTATGTGTTGCTGAAGATAATGGTAGAGGTCTGGGGCATTTATCCCATTTTTGCGCAAATCGGTACTACGGTGGTGGTGGTGCTGGTCAGTTACCTGGCACAGCGGCATTTCAGTTTTAAAAGGGTGCCGGAGCCTACCTACTTGGAAGAGGAGGAGTTATAA
- the dnaK gene encoding molecular chaperone DnaK, protein MGKIIGIDLGTTNSCVAVMEGNEPVVIANDEGRRTTPSVVAFLKNGERKVGDPAKRQAITNPQNTIMSVKRFMGRRFDEVSEEISHWSYKVAQGDNNTVRIDIDGRLYTPQEISAMVLQKMKKTAEDYLGQEVTEAVITVPAYFNDAQRQATKEAGEIAGLTVRRIVNEPTAAALAYGLDKGGKDHKIAVFDLGGGTFDISILELGDGVFEVKSTNGDTHLGGDDFDKVIMDWLAEEFKSEEGIDLRKDPMALQRLKEAAEKAKIELSSSSETEINLPYITAVDGVPKHLVKKLTRAKFEQLADNLFARCLKPCEAALKDAGMNASEIDEVILVGGSTRIPKVQEIVEKFFGKKPNRGVNPDEVVAVGAAIQGAVLTGEVKDVLLLDVTPLSLGIETMGGVMTTLIPSNTTIPTKKSEVFSTASDNQPGVQIHVLQGERSMAKDNKSLGIFNLDGIPPAPRGVPQIEVIFDIDANGIMHVTAKDKGTGKEQKIHIEAGSGLSKEEVEKMKAEAKANEATDKAEREKIDKLNAADSLVFQTEKQLKEYGDKVPADKKTVIEGAVAKLKEAHKQQDIAAIDKATEELNAAWTAASEDIYKSGQGAEGAQAQAGQPGGEQAAGGNAGGADDVTDVPFEEVK, encoded by the coding sequence ATGGGTAAAATTATTGGTATTGACTTAGGAACCACCAACAGCTGCGTTGCGGTAATGGAAGGTAACGAGCCGGTGGTGATTGCCAACGATGAAGGGCGCCGTACAACCCCATCCGTTGTTGCTTTTTTGAAAAACGGCGAGCGTAAAGTAGGGGATCCTGCGAAAAGGCAGGCGATCACCAATCCGCAAAATACGATCATGTCTGTAAAGCGCTTTATGGGCCGTCGTTTTGATGAGGTTTCTGAAGAGATCAGCCACTGGAGCTACAAGGTTGCACAGGGTGACAATAATACCGTTCGTATCGATATTGATGGACGTTTGTATACCCCGCAGGAAATATCTGCCATGGTATTACAAAAAATGAAAAAAACAGCCGAGGATTACCTGGGGCAGGAAGTAACCGAAGCGGTGATTACTGTTCCGGCATATTTTAACGATGCGCAACGCCAGGCTACCAAAGAAGCCGGTGAAATTGCAGGGTTAACTGTACGCCGTATTGTAAACGAACCAACTGCTGCTGCATTGGCCTATGGGCTTGATAAAGGCGGTAAAGATCACAAAATTGCTGTATTTGACCTGGGTGGCGGTACGTTTGATATCTCGATCCTGGAGTTGGGTGACGGTGTGTTTGAAGTAAAATCTACCAACGGTGATACACACCTGGGAGGTGACGACTTCGATAAAGTAATTATGGACTGGCTGGCTGAAGAGTTTAAATCTGAAGAAGGTATTGACTTAAGAAAGGATCCCATGGCACTGCAGCGTTTGAAAGAAGCGGCAGAAAAAGCCAAGATCGAATTGTCTTCTTCCAGCGAAACCGAAATCAACCTGCCCTACATTACAGCCGTTGACGGAGTGCCGAAACACCTGGTAAAAAAACTGACCCGCGCCAAATTTGAGCAATTGGCAGATAACCTGTTCGCCCGTTGTTTAAAACCCTGTGAAGCGGCGTTGAAAGATGCAGGTATGAATGCTTCTGAGATCGACGAGGTGATTCTCGTAGGCGGCAGCACCCGGATTCCTAAAGTACAGGAAATTGTAGAAAAATTCTTTGGCAAAAAGCCCAACCGTGGTGTAAACCCGGATGAGGTAGTGGCCGTTGGTGCAGCTATTCAGGGCGCGGTATTAACCGGCGAAGTAAAAGATGTATTGCTGCTGGATGTAACCCCGCTTTCCCTGGGTATCGAAACCATGGGCGGTGTGATGACCACGCTGATCCCTTCCAACACTACCATTCCTACAAAGAAATCGGAAGTGTTTTCTACTGCAAGTGATAACCAGCCCGGCGTGCAGATTCATGTATTGCAGGGTGAACGCTCCATGGCAAAAGACAACAAGAGTCTGGGGATCTTTAACCTCGATGGCATTCCGCCAGCCCCCAGGGGCGTACCGCAGATCGAAGTGATCTTCGATATCGATGCCAACGGTATCATGCATGTAACGGCAAAAGATAAAGGAACCGGTAAGGAACAGAAGATCCATATTGAAGCGGGAAGTGGTTTGAGCAAGGAAGAAGTGGAGAAAATGAAGGCCGAGGCAAAAGCCAATGAAGCCACCGATAAAGCAGAGCGTGAAAAGATCGATAAGCTGAATGCTGCAGATAGCCTGGTGTTCCAGACCGAAAAGCAGCTGAAAGAATATGGCGATAAGGTTCCGGCAGATAAGAAAACCGTGATTGAAGGAGCGGTAGCTAAATTAAAAGAAGCGCATAAACAACAGGATATTGCCGCTATTGATAAGGCTACTGAAGAACTGAACGCCGCCTGGACAGCAGCCAGCGAGGATATCTATAAATCCGGACAGGGCGCTGAGGGGGCACAAGCCCAGGCAGGACAGCCCGGAGGCGAGCAGGCTGCCGGTGGAAATGCAGGTGGTGCTGATGATGTTACAGATGTTCCTTTTGAAGAAGTGAAATAA